The following DNA comes from Tunturibacter psychrotolerans.
TGCGTGCGGGCGGGCGGGCGGAGGCTTTCGAACAACGGGACGAACTGAGGACGTTGGAGCTGGGGCGCAGTCGTACGTCGGTGCGAATGGAAAAGGATCTTGAGTTCGACACGCTGTTCTGGCGACACGGCAGAGCGATTCGACGGCAGTTGGAGCGGTTTCGGGCGGATGTGATCCACATCACAGGGCCGAGTGAGTTGGGGATCTTTGGCGCGTACTTTGCGTGGGAGATGGGGATTCCGCTGGCTGCGTCGTGGCATACGAATGTTCATGAGTACGCAGCGCGACGGATGGGCTGGCTGACGGGAAGGATGTCGGAGCAGGCGGGTGCGACTACTGAGCGCGGGGTGGAGGCGGGGGCCTTGTGGGCAGCGTCGCGGTTCTATCGGTTGGCGAAGGTTTTGTTTGCGCCGAATGAAGAGCTTTGCCAGATGCTGGAGAGAACGACAGGAAGACCCTGCTACCTTATGCAGCGAGGTGTGGATACGGAGTGGTTTTCGCCCTTGCACAGGACACGCGAGGCGGGTGAGTCGACGGTGGTGCTGGGGTATGTGGGGAGGCTTTCGATTGAGAAGAATGTGAACCTGCTGGCGCGGGTGCAGAAGGAACTCGCGGTGGCGGGAGTGGACGGAGTGAGGTTTCTGATTGTCGGACATGGGAGCGACGAAACAGAGCTGCGGCGGGAGTTGGCGGATGCGGAGTTTGCCGGGGTGCTCCGGGGAGCTGCGCTGGCACAGGCATACGCGAATATGGATGTTCTAGTGTTTCCGTCGCATACGGACACGTTTGGAAATGTAGTCCTGGAAGCGCTTGCAAGCGGGGTGCCGGCGGTGGTGACCCCTGACGGTGGACCGAAGTTTATCGTGCGGGATGGCGAGACTGGATTTGTAACTAATGATGATCATTTTGCGGTCGCGGTCGCGGAGTTGGTGAGAGATCGGCAACGGCTGGAAGGAATGCGGCTGAAGGCACGGCAGTATGCGTTGGGGTGTAGCTGGGACGCGGTGTTCGACCGGGTCTATGCAGGCTATGAGACGGCGCTACGGGTGCGCGGGGCTGAGTTGAAAGTCGGCGAGCTGGCGTAGTGGGTTTCGACGATGACGGAAGCAATTATTTATCTCCGTCCGGGCGCACGTTCGCGAAGAAGAGCATAGGAAAGTCGTTTTTGATCGGCTCGGGTCGATTTATCCAGGATCGTGGAACCTGTCGGGTTTCTTTTGCGTAACAACCTTCGCCAACCCTTGCAAACAGGAGATCACTATGTCGTTTTTAGGAAATAGCTCAACAGGATCCGCCGCTTTGGTTGCGGCGGTTGCTCTTTCTTTTGCATCTTCGGCTGCGCTTGCTCAGAGCTCCGACAAGGATTGGCAGAAGGTATATGCCGTGAGCGGCGGGAGTGCTTCACTCACAGTGGAGACAGGCGATAGCGGTCTTGAGATCCGCTCCTGCGGCGAGTGCAAGGAGATCAGAGTCCATGTGGTGTCCACTCGGAATCTAAGTGAGTATTCCATCGAGGAGCGCCAGGAAGGGGATCATGTTTCTTTCAGGATCGATGAGAAGCCTCGTGCTGGCATCCGCATTCAATGGAATGAGAGCAGAAGGACGAAGGTGACGGTGGAGACTCCGAGGAAGCTGAATCTTGATGCCCGAGTGGCGGACGGTAATCTGTCTGCGCGAGACCTGACCGGCAGTTTTCAGGTTCATTCTGGCGACGGAGCGGTGTCGCTTGATGACATTCAAGGCGATGTGTACCTGGTTGCTTCGGACGGCAGCATCAGCCTGCATAACGTTGTCGGCACGCTTGATGCGCGAGGCTCGGACGGCAATATGAAGATCGATGGGCAGTTCACGATGGTTCGGCTTGAGACGAGCGATGGTAGCCTTGACTTTACGCTTGCTCCTGGTTCGCAGCTGACCGCTGCTTCATCGATTGAGAGTTCTGATGGACGAGTTTCGATCCGGCTGCCGCAGACTCTCTCTGCAGACGTGGATGTAGCTACCGGGGATGGACACCTTATTTGCACGCTCCCGCTTACGATGGACCACTACAACAGCGGAGAGTCTAGCGGCCATCATCTGCATGGGCATTTGAATAGTGGCGGAGTTCCGTTCAGCATTCACGCATCTGACGGAAACGTCAGTATTACGACCCTCTAGTAGCGTAGTTCGCCTACGTAGGCGCAGTAAGGCGCGAGTGTCATCTCGTCGAGATGCATGGTCCCCATAGCCTCGTCTGAGCGCAGGATGGTGCGGAGGAAGCTGCCGCGAAGGCCGAGTTTTGTTAGGTCGCTCTTTAGAGAGAGTTGGACAGGTCGTGCGGTGAGGTTGAATAACAGGACCAGAACGGGGGAGCCGGCAGAGACGACTTTTGCCTTGCGGACGAGGACGAGAACGTTCTGGTCGTCGCGGTTGATGGTGAGGCTGGCGCCGGTGGCCAAAGTGGCGTTGCCGTGATGGAGGGCGCTGAGCTGGCGGTACCAGTTTAGGAGAGAGTTGGGGTTCGCATCCTCAAGAGCTTCATTCGGTGTGGTATCTAGGGCTGAAGGTTCAGGTGGGGAAATGAGCTGGCCCTTTGCGGGCGGTGGTGGGGCGTCCCAAATGATGAGCGGAGTCGTCGCGGCTGATGCGGACGACGCACGCACACCCAGTTCCTGGCCGTAGTAGAGGAGTGACTCGGCGCGAGTGGTGAAGAGCAGGGTAGCTACGAGCTTGGCGATGGCGAGATCGTGTTGGCCGTCGGCGTAGCGGCTCATGCTGCGAGTGAAGGTGGGGCCGTCAGTGGCGAGAAGAGGCAGGCTGTGTCCGGCTTGCTGGATGTCCTGGAGACGTTCGATGATGGGGCGGATCACGGCGGCGTTGAGGGTCGTGGTGGCGGCGAGACTGTTGTCGAGGAGGAGTTGTGGGGATTGGGTATCCA
Coding sequences within:
- a CDS encoding DUF4097 family beta strand repeat-containing protein; protein product: MSFLGNSSTGSAALVAAVALSFASSAALAQSSDKDWQKVYAVSGGSASLTVETGDSGLEIRSCGECKEIRVHVVSTRNLSEYSIEERQEGDHVSFRIDEKPRAGIRIQWNESRRTKVTVETPRKLNLDARVADGNLSARDLTGSFQVHSGDGAVSLDDIQGDVYLVASDGSISLHNVVGTLDARGSDGNMKIDGQFTMVRLETSDGSLDFTLAPGSQLTAASSIESSDGRVSIRLPQTLSADVDVATGDGHLICTLPLTMDHYNSGESSGHHLHGHLNSGGVPFSIHASDGNVSITTL
- a CDS encoding alpha-amylase family glycosyl hydrolase, with protein sequence MINLRRTPLILSLCILTATIPSARSQTLARPGWVGSGITTDIWWKRAIIYEVNPANFNPTGSSDLHGVSQRLDYIHSLGADAILLTPLQPDATHAQEIAPGLGTLDDFDDLLREASSRHLRVLLDLDPAIPAADLPNVARFWLNRGIAGFHVSGTNDAARTQAATLRTANTSYLGQRIIIADADPNLTAASQPQPRAQPASRGRHHAHARSQRKPPTGATAPAFTVLDTQSPQLLLDNSLAATTTLNAAVIRPIIERLQDIQQAGHSLPLLATDGPTFTRSMSRYADGQHDLAIAKLVATLLFTTRAESLLYYGQELGVRASSASAATTPLIIWDAPPPPAKGQLISPPEPSALDTTPNEALEDANPNSLLNWYRQLSALHHGNATLATGASLTINRDDQNVLVLVRKAKVVSAGSPVLVLLFNLTARPVQLSLKSDLTKLGLRGSFLRTILRSDEAMGTMHLDEMTLAPYCAYVGELRY
- a CDS encoding glycosyltransferase, producing the protein MRVPRVAYFPDSFHEVNGVAHTSRNFVAYAGRQGLPFLCVRAGGRAEAFEQRDELRTLELGRSRTSVRMEKDLEFDTLFWRHGRAIRRQLERFRADVIHITGPSELGIFGAYFAWEMGIPLAASWHTNVHEYAARRMGWLTGRMSEQAGATTERGVEAGALWAASRFYRLAKVLFAPNEELCQMLERTTGRPCYLMQRGVDTEWFSPLHRTREAGESTVVLGYVGRLSIEKNVNLLARVQKELAVAGVDGVRFLIVGHGSDETELRRELADAEFAGVLRGAALAQAYANMDVLVFPSHTDTFGNVVLEALASGVPAVVTPDGGPKFIVRDGETGFVTNDDHFAVAVAELVRDRQRLEGMRLKARQYALGCSWDAVFDRVYAGYETALRVRGAELKVGELA